One segment of Panulirus ornatus isolate Po-2019 chromosome 2, ASM3632096v1, whole genome shotgun sequence DNA contains the following:
- the LOC139752976 gene encoding uncharacterized protein: MRIIVCILIVAGVACGQVTTNSADAPVAIEAKAAAADPALSAAPSPSAAPAAAATPAAAAASTTAPAQNFGPQFFGPGLNNPLATLPDPFVIQQARRVAETSNNIRVFVDVDGEVRFTDQFGRPVEEIVDEFGRDVSEFLDPQEYQERLTAARRQELERRRRVMEMQLLQEFRTNPGAFDRVTGGAAAATAAAGTATAGAAGGAPQPKPTFRIVV, encoded by the exons GTGTGTATACTCATTGTAGCGGGTGTGGCGTGTGGTCAGGTTACGACCAATTCTGCCGACGCTCCTGTTGCTATTGAGGCCAAAGCCGCTGCAGCTGATCCTGCCCTCTCAGCTGCCCCGTCCCCAtctgctgcccctgctgctgctgctacccctgccgctgctgctgcatcCACTACTGCTCCAGCCCAAAATTTTGGTCCTCAATTCTTTGGACCAGGCCTGAACAACCCTCTGGCCACCCTTCCGGATCCATTCGTCATTCAGCAGGCGCGGAGGGTAGCTGAAACCTCAAACAACATTCGTGTG TTCGTTGACGTTGACGGTGAAGTCAGATTTACCGATCAGTTCGGCCGACCCGTTGAAGAGATCGTGGACGAGTTCGGCCGCGACGTCTCCGAGTTCTTGGACCCACAGGAGTACCAGGAACGTCTCACCGCTGCCCGCAGGCAGGAGCTGGAACGTCGTCGCAGAGTGATGGAAATGCAGCTGCTTCAGGAATTCAGGACTAACCCTGGTGCCTTTGACAGAGTTAcaggtggtgcagctgctgccactgctgctgctggtactgctacAGCTGGCGCAGCTGGTGGCGCACCTCAGCCTAAACCAACCTTCCGAATCGTTGTGTAG